A stretch of the bacterium genome encodes the following:
- a CDS encoding DUF4258 domain-containing protein: protein MVIFTKHALDKFTVLKKHEILVSKNIVIKAVTKPDTIDHSRSPLLIGQVRFDKSHVLRVVYKKEGGNKKIITFYPGRKTQYEKK from the coding sequence ATGGTTATTTTTACCAAACACGCTTTGGATAAATTCACTGTCCTCAAAAAACACGAGATTTTAGTATCAAAAAATATAGTTATAAAAGCTGTGACTAAACCAGACACAATAGACCATTCCCGTTCACCTTTGCTAATTGGACAAGTGAGATTTGACAAGAGCCATGTTTTAAGGGTAGTTTATAAAAAAGAAGGCGGGAATAAAAAAATAATAACTTTCTATCCTGGCAGAAAAACACAATATGAAAAAAAATAA
- a CDS encoding DUF2283 domain-containing protein, translating to MKKNKLKLRYEPDADVLSWEVSAKPIDFAEEIGNMVVHFSKDNTPVLFEILDASSFIKKADNLVREEFTANKRMTVPVSR from the coding sequence ATGAAAAAAAATAAATTAAAATTGCGTTACGAACCTGATGCCGATGTCTTAAGTTGGGAGGTTTCGGCTAAACCTATTGATTTTGCCGAAGAAATCGGCAATATGGTGGTGCATTTTTCCAAAGATAATACACCTGTTTTGTTCGAAATCCTGGATGCCAGCAGTTTTATTAAAAAAGCCGATAATTTGGTCCGCGAAGAATTTACTGCCAATAAAAGAATGACGGTTCCAGTTTCTAGATAA
- a CDS encoding ubiquitin-like protein UBact → MTERSRRPAKPIDEEDPHEPEDGPRRPKINRPDVGRVLRRMNQVPRDKARRYANPQNIGQ, encoded by the coding sequence ATGACCGAAAGATCGCGTCGCCCAGCGAAGCCAATTGATGAAGAAGATCCTCACGAACCAGAAGACGGTCCTCGTCGACCCAAGATTAATCGACCCGACGTGGGCAGAGTCCTTCGAAGAATGAACCAAGTTCCGCGAGACAAAGCCAGAAGATACGCCAATCCGCAAAACATCGGTCAATAA
- the argS gene encoding arginine--tRNA ligase, with translation MQSQIKQTISETVSKKFGLKNVPDFSVDIPEKSEHGDYASNIAMVLARILKKNPLEIAHIIDMELEKWNLKNGLKTEIASPGFINFFIDTKGLGLVLKEIIKKKEKFGSGLKKKETIIIEYSSPNIAKPMGVHHLRTTIIGQSLVNMYNFLGYKVLAMSFPGDWGTQFGSLIAAYKKWGNAKKFKVSPVKEMLNLYVRYSHLAENDETLQEEARLEFRKLEQGNKENRRIWHLFRKESFKDFDRVYKKLGIKIPLVFAESFFEPYLKQVIADASNKKIAERGENNSLVVKFKDNTPPLLLQKSDGATLYATRDLAQMKYRVQKWHPSKIIIVVASQQTLYFNQVFKTAEMLGYAKKENMQHVKFGMVLDSTGKKFATREGKLIPLADVLDEAVRRARKVIDKLNPESFQKAKPRTVTRLVRSSFSGGGSKSSAGEKDKIAKIVGLGAVKFFDLSQNRLSDIVFDWDKMLNLKGASAPYIQYSYARLKSILRKNKSKIIKFNVELLKEKEEVSLLRHLIHFSEIITDSAIKYEPNHLAEYLLRLAEKVNHFYETTPILKSEKEVRASRLALITAVCSIIKSGLELLGIEVTERM, from the coding sequence ATGCAATCTCAAATTAAACAGACTATAAGTGAAACTGTATCCAAGAAATTCGGCTTAAAAAATGTGCCGGATTTTTCAGTTGATATACCAGAAAAATCAGAACATGGCGATTATGCTTCCAACATAGCCATGGTGTTAGCTCGAATATTAAAAAAGAATCCGTTGGAAATCGCCCATATAATTGATATGGAATTAGAGAAGTGGAATTTAAAAAATGGCTTAAAAACAGAAATTGCGTCGCCGGGTTTTATAAATTTCTTTATAGACACCAAGGGTTTGGGTTTGGTTTTAAAAGAAATAATTAAAAAGAAAGAAAAATTTGGCAGTGGTTTAAAAAAGAAAGAAACAATAATTATTGAATATTCTTCGCCTAATATTGCTAAACCCATGGGCGTGCATCATTTACGCACAACCATAATCGGGCAATCTTTGGTTAATATGTATAACTTTTTGGGTTATAAAGTTTTAGCTATGAGCTTCCCTGGCGATTGGGGCACACAATTTGGTTCTTTAATAGCCGCTTATAAAAAGTGGGGTAATGCTAAAAAATTTAAAGTCTCGCCCGTTAAAGAAATGCTAAATCTCTATGTAAGATATAGCCATTTAGCTGAAAACGACGAAACATTGCAAGAAGAAGCTCGGCTGGAATTTAGAAAACTAGAACAAGGTAATAAAGAAAACCGAAGAATCTGGCATTTATTTAGAAAAGAATCTTTTAAAGATTTCGATAGAGTTTATAAAAAATTAGGCATTAAAATTCCTTTGGTTTTTGCCGAAAGTTTTTTCGAACCCTATTTAAAACAAGTTATTGCAGACGCTTCTAATAAAAAAATTGCCGAACGTGGCGAAAACAACTCGCTGGTTGTTAAATTTAAAGACAATACTCCACCATTACTATTACAAAAATCCGACGGCGCCACACTTTATGCCACTCGAGACCTTGCCCAAATGAAATATCGGGTTCAAAAATGGCATCCTTCTAAAATAATTATTGTGGTGGCCAGCCAACAAACGCTTTATTTTAACCAAGTTTTTAAAACCGCCGAAATGCTGGGTTATGCCAAAAAAGAAAATATGCAACATGTTAAATTTGGCATGGTTTTAGATTCCACTGGCAAAAAATTCGCCACGCGTGAAGGCAAGCTTATTCCCCTAGCCGATGTTTTAGACGAAGCAGTACGTCGAGCAAGAAAAGTTATAGATAAACTTAATCCTGAATCATTTCAAAAAGCAAAGCCCCGCACTGTCACACGACTTGTCCGCAGTAGCTTTAGCGGAGGCGGGAGCAAGTCTAGTGCTGGGGAAAAAGATAAAATTGCCAAGATTGTTGGCCTAGGCGCAGTTAAATTCTTTGATCTTTCGCAAAATCGCTTAAGCGATATCGTTTTTGATTGGGACAAAATGCTAAACCTCAAAGGCGCTTCGGCCCCATATATTCAATATTCTTATGCTCGGCTCAAAAGTATTTTAAGAAAAAATAAAAGTAAAATTATAAAATTTAATGTTGAGCTATTAAAAGAAAAAGAAGAAGTCTCTTTACTGCGCCACTTAATCCATTTTTCCGAAATCATAACCGACTCCGCCATTAAATACGAACCTAACCACCTAGCCGAGTATTTACTAAGACTAGCCGAGAAAGTAAACCATTTTTATGAAACTACGCCTATTCTTAAATCCGAAAAAGAAGTGCGTGCTTCAAGGTTGGCTTTAATAACAGCTGTGTGTAGTATTATAAAATCGGGTCTAGAACTTCTGGGCATAGAAGTGACGGAGAGGATGTGA
- a CDS encoding trypsin-like peptidase domain-containing protein — MNPIVEAIKKVKPAVVSIVITKEITEEMLSQMPYFGEGGVLTPPEKNSGEIKKEIPKDHEKIKVGGGSGFIVSRDGLVLTNKHVVQDPEATYTVVTEDDYHFPAKVLARDPINDIAILKIENNKEFPYVKLADANKLDLGETVVAIGNTLGEFKNTVSAGVVSGLSRFITAQNEFNGEPSFLRGLVQTDAAINPGNSGGPLINMRGEAIGINVAVILGAQNVGFAIPINSAARDLEDLKKFGRLRKPFLGVRYLIINKDMKDKLKLPVEAGAYVMKENAPGDEAVVKNSPADKAGLKEKDIILEFNGAKLTSEKNLQDVLENCKIGESVPLKVLRNGGELELKLMLEERKF, encoded by the coding sequence ATGAACCCAATCGTTGAAGCCATCAAAAAAGTTAAGCCCGCGGTTGTTAGCATTGTTATCACCAAAGAAATTACCGAAGAAATGCTAAGCCAGATGCCTTACTTTGGCGAAGGTGGCGTATTAACTCCGCCAGAAAAAAATTCTGGGGAAATTAAAAAAGAAATTCCTAAAGACCACGAAAAAATAAAAGTGGGCGGCGGTTCGGGTTTTATAGTTTCCCGCGATGGCTTAGTTTTAACCAATAAACACGTAGTCCAAGACCCCGAAGCTACCTATACTGTGGTAACCGAAGACGACTATCACTTCCCGGCCAAGGTTTTAGCCCGTGACCCCATAAACGACATTGCTATTTTAAAAATAGAAAACAATAAAGAATTTCCTTACGTTAAACTAGCCGACGCCAATAAACTGGACCTAGGCGAAACTGTGGTAGCTATTGGTAACACCTTAGGCGAATTTAAAAATACTGTTTCGGCTGGCGTGGTTTCGGGTTTATCCAGATTCATTACCGCTCAAAATGAATTTAACGGCGAACCCTCTTTTTTGCGTGGCTTGGTTCAAACCGACGCCGCTATTAACCCCGGCAATTCGGGCGGGCCTTTAATTAATATGCGGGGTGAAGCCATTGGCATAAACGTAGCCGTAATACTGGGCGCCCAAAATGTTGGCTTTGCCATCCCTATAAATTCTGCGGCCAGAGACTTAGAAGACTTAAAAAAGTTCGGCCGACTACGAAAACCATTCTTAGGCGTAAGATATTTAATTATAAACAAAGACATGAAAGATAAGTTGAAGTTGCCGGTTGAAGCCGGTGCTTATGTTATGAAAGAAAATGCGCCCGGCGATGAAGCCGTGGTAAAAAATAGCCCAGCCGACAAAGCTGGCTTAAAAGAAAAAGATATTATATTAGAATTTAACGGCGCCAAATTAACCAGCGAAAAAAACTTGCAAGATGTTTTAGAAAACTGCAAAATCGGCGAAAGCGTGCCACTTAAAGTTTTGCGAAACGGCGGAGAATTAGAACTAAAATTGATGCTGGAAGAAAGAAAGTTTTAA
- a CDS encoding M23 family metallopeptidase encodes MILKILILILFTALVAGSIWTNYSDSKKTANFSEEEFIEKTLESLGYPSYASASSAFRATNGEIYLPIKNFYNNQTVNPFGVYRAGRFVGYHSGVDIEIEEEDLDKNIPVYSIYGGEVTKVGEASGYGGVVAIKHNFEGNKDLTSVYGHLRLRDIKVSEGQKITSGYLIGYLGAAYTSETAAERKHLHFGLSKNSDLDIKGYVDTLAELSNWLNPRVFMTQANAKERE; translated from the coding sequence ATGATATTAAAAATTTTAATATTAATACTTTTTACTGCTTTGGTTGCGGGAAGTATCTGGACAAATTATTCTGATTCTAAAAAAACAGCTAATTTTTCCGAAGAAGAGTTTATAGAAAAAACTTTAGAAAGTTTGGGCTATCCATCGTATGCTAGCGCTAGTTCTGCTTTTAGAGCAACTAACGGAGAAATATATTTGCCCATAAAAAATTTTTATAATAACCAAACAGTAAACCCGTTTGGAGTTTATCGTGCGGGCCGATTTGTAGGTTATCATTCAGGTGTAGATATAGAAATTGAAGAAGAAGATTTAGATAAAAATATTCCAGTTTATTCAATTTATGGGGGCGAGGTAACTAAGGTAGGCGAGGCCAGCGGTTATGGCGGGGTGGTAGCTATAAAACATAATTTTGAAGGTAATAAAGATTTAACCAGTGTTTATGGACACCTGCGTTTAAGGGATATTAAAGTTAGCGAGGGGCAAAAAATAACTTCTGGTTATTTAATAGGCTACTTGGGCGCGGCTTACACTAGCGAGACCGCAGCCGAAAGAAAACATTTGCACTTTGGGCTTAGTAAAAATTCAGACCTAGATATTAAAGGTTATGTGGATACTTTAGCGGAATTATCCAACTGGCTTAATCCAAGAGTTTTTATGACACAGGCTAATGCCAAAGAAAGAGAGTAA
- a CDS encoding FAD-binding oxidoreductase, whose protein sequence is MEIGSKIKEFFKGEITTSETDLEKYSRDASLFKIKPKVVIFPKDTDDLKNLVKFVSKNKSQDSNLSITMRSGGTDMTGGAISESIIADVSKHMNKLKEVGSDYAVVEPGLFYRDFEKETLKKGLLLPSYPASREICTVGGMVSNNAGGEKTLAYGKTIDYVKELKIILRDGQEYTFGPISADQLEAKKNLENLEGEIYRKVSDLVMNNYEALQQVKPKVSKNSSGYYLWDVYNPSTKVFDLTKVLVGSQGTLGIITEIKFGLIKPKNNRRLLVVFLKDLKRLAEITHKLLEFKPESLESYDDHTFKIAIKLLPDLAKKLKGNIFRLGFNFLHEFWLIFTKGMPKLIILAEFSSETADMAYKKTKAAEKALVGFKLDTKITLPGYDTEKYWVIRRESFNFLRQKIKNLRTAPFIDDIIVNPDHLPEFLPQLYKILDGYPIIYTIAGHVGDGNFHIIPLMDLADPKTKDSILSISRHVYDLLLKFNGSITAEHNDGLIRGPYLKQFFGSEVYKIFEDLKNIFDPANIFNPGKKIGSSLAYALKHFDTNETN, encoded by the coding sequence ATGGAGATTGGTTCAAAAATTAAGGAGTTTTTTAAAGGAGAAATAACAACTAGTGAAACCGACTTAGAAAAGTATAGTCGGGATGCTAGTTTGTTTAAAATTAAACCTAAAGTTGTTATTTTTCCTAAAGATACTGATGATTTAAAAAATTTGGTTAAGTTTGTGTCCAAAAATAAGTCGCAAGACTCAAATTTATCTATAACTATGCGTTCGGGCGGCACCGATATGACGGGCGGGGCAATTTCGGAATCCATAATAGCCGATGTTTCTAAACATATGAATAAATTAAAGGAAGTCGGAAGCGATTATGCCGTGGTGGAACCCGGCTTGTTTTATAGAGATTTTGAAAAAGAGACTTTAAAAAAGGGCTTGCTTTTACCAAGTTATCCAGCTTCGCGTGAAATTTGCACGGTGGGCGGAATGGTTTCAAATAACGCTGGTGGAGAGAAGACGTTAGCGTACGGGAAAACCATAGATTATGTAAAAGAATTAAAGATTATTTTACGAGATGGCCAGGAATATACTTTCGGGCCTATTTCGGCAGACCAGTTAGAAGCCAAGAAAAATCTAGAAAATTTAGAAGGGGAAATATATAGAAAAGTTTCGGATCTGGTAATGAATAATTACGAGGCGCTACAGCAGGTTAAGCCTAAGGTTAGTAAAAACTCTTCGGGCTATTATTTATGGGATGTTTATAATCCAAGCACAAAAGTTTTTGATCTCACTAAAGTTTTGGTGGGTTCTCAAGGCACGCTGGGAATTATAACCGAAATTAAATTTGGCTTAATAAAGCCAAAAAATAACCGCCGGTTATTGGTGGTATTTCTTAAGGATTTAAAGCGTTTGGCTGAAATAACGCACAAGCTTTTAGAATTTAAACCAGAAAGTTTAGAATCTTACGACGATCATACTTTTAAGATTGCTATTAAACTTTTACCGGATCTGGCTAAAAAGTTAAAAGGCAATATATTTAGATTAGGTTTTAATTTTTTGCACGAATTTTGGCTTATTTTTACCAAGGGTATGCCCAAGTTGATTATATTGGCAGAGTTTTCTAGCGAGACCGCGGATATGGCCTATAAAAAAACAAAAGCCGCTGAGAAGGCTTTGGTGGGGTTTAAGTTAGATACTAAAATAACTTTGCCGGGCTATGATACAGAAAAATATTGGGTAATTAGAAGAGAGAGTTTTAATTTTTTACGCCAAAAGATAAAAAATCTACGTACCGCACCTTTTATAGACGATATTATTGTAAACCCAGATCATTTGCCAGAATTTTTGCCTCAGCTTTATAAAATTTTAGATGGCTACCCCATAATTTATACCATAGCTGGGCATGTGGGCGATGGCAATTTTCATATAATACCTTTAATGGATTTAGCTGATCCCAAGACCAAAGATTCCATACTTAGCATAAGCCGCCATGTTTACGACTTATTACTTAAGTTTAATGGCTCTATTACTGCCGAACATAACGATGGCTTAATAAGGGGGCCATATTTAAAACAATTTTTTGGTAGCGAGGTTTATAAAATATTCGAAGATTTAAAGAATATATTTGATCCGGCTAATATTTTTAACCCTGGCAAAAAAATTGGTTCTAGCTTGGCCTACGCCTTAAAACATTTTGATACCAACGAAACAAATTAA
- a CDS encoding glycosyltransferase family 4 protein — MHKKLLFVITQGVVGGAQKNVFDLANSFKTSYEVFVAMGGEKDSNLASKLSAQKIQTHHLKFLGRDINILDDFLVFFEILKLYKKEKPDIVHLHSSKVGLIGSLAAFFYKLKTNNHKLKTVFTAHGWIFKEDISSKKRFVTVFLAWLAAKFQDKIICVSEDDFNKALKHKIAPARKLFIVYNAVNKENFLSKGIARAEISKMIGKELSEDDFVITNFGRLYNNKSLNYLIESIKELKQKVILVIFGDGPERQTLQGMVDSYKLGNNIFLVGDKSNASQYLKAFDAMVLSSTKEGFPYALLEAGMAGVPVVATNVGGVGEIIKDGETGILIEPKNVEVLSKSILKIYNDKEFSQKISVNLKKIIVKDFSFENLIEKTDWIYKA; from the coding sequence ATGCATAAAAAGCTATTGTTTGTCATAACTCAAGGAGTAGTAGGCGGAGCGCAAAAAAATGTATTTGATTTAGCTAATAGTTTTAAAACTTCTTACGAAGTTTTTGTGGCTATGGGAGGTGAGAAGGATTCGAATTTGGCTAGCAAATTAAGCGCTCAAAAAATACAAACTCATCATCTAAAATTTTTAGGTAGGGATATAAATATCCTTGATGATTTTTTGGTGTTTTTTGAAATATTAAAATTATATAAAAAAGAAAAGCCGGATATTGTGCATTTGCATAGTTCCAAAGTTGGTTTAATTGGATCACTGGCCGCGTTCTTTTATAAACTAAAAACTAATAACCATAAACTAAAAACTGTGTTTACGGCCCATGGCTGGATTTTTAAGGAAGATATATCTAGCAAAAAACGTTTTGTAACAGTTTTTCTTGCTTGGTTAGCGGCTAAATTTCAAGACAAAATTATTTGTGTTTCTGAAGATGATTTTAATAAAGCTCTTAAGCATAAAATAGCTCCAGCCAGAAAACTTTTTATTGTTTATAACGCTGTTAATAAAGAAAATTTTTTAAGCAAAGGAATTGCTAGGGCCGAGATCAGTAAAATGATAGGTAAAGAATTATCAGAAGATGATTTTGTAATAACTAATTTTGGTAGGTTATATAATAATAAGAGTTTAAATTATTTAATAGAATCTATTAAGGAATTAAAACAGAAGGTAATTCTAGTTATTTTTGGCGATGGACCAGAGCGTCAAACGCTCCAAGGAATGGTTGATAGTTATAAATTAGGAAACAATATTTTTTTAGTTGGTGATAAATCAAATGCTTCACAATATCTAAAAGCGTTTGATGCAATGGTTTTGAGCTCTACCAAAGAGGGTTTTCCGTACGCTCTTTTGGAGGCGGGTATGGCGGGCGTGCCTGTTGTAGCTACCAATGTTGGCGGTGTGGGCGAGATAATAAAAGATGGTGAAACAGGTATCTTAATTGAGCCTAAAAATGTTGAGGTTTTGTCTAAATCTATTTTAAAAATTTATAACGACAAAGAATTTAGCCAAAAAATATCTGTTAATTTAAAGAAGATAATTGTCAAAGATTTTAGTTTTGAGAACTTAATAGAGAAAACCGATTGGATCTATAAAGCTTAG
- a CDS encoding NYN domain-containing protein, which yields MKKKENNYAFIDSQNVYKGIQSLGWALDWLRFRIYLAEKYKVKTAYLFIGFIPEHNDLYDELQKAGFVLKFKPVLPDGKGGVKGNIDADLVLQAMIDYPNYDKAILVTSDGDFYSLARYLYDNKKLSAVLSPHIKTCSSLLRKSAKEKMFYMDTLSQKLGKRKSTA from the coding sequence ATGAAAAAGAAGGAAAATAATTATGCGTTTATAGATAGTCAGAATGTCTATAAAGGGATTCAAAGTTTGGGCTGGGCGTTGGATTGGCTACGTTTTCGTATTTATCTTGCCGAAAAGTATAAGGTTAAAACTGCGTATCTATTCATCGGTTTTATACCAGAGCATAATGATTTATATGATGAACTTCAAAAAGCTGGTTTTGTGCTCAAGTTTAAGCCAGTGCTTCCAGACGGCAAAGGCGGTGTGAAAGGCAATATAGATGCAGATTTGGTTTTACAAGCGATGATCGATTATCCAAATTATGATAAAGCGATCCTTGTAACAAGTGACGGTGATTTTTATTCTTTGGCGCGTTATTTATATGATAATAAAAAGCTAAGCGCTGTTTTAAGCCCGCACATAAAAACATGCTCAAGTTTGTTAAGGAAATCGGCCAAAGAAAAGATGTTTTATATGGATACCCTTAGCCAAAAGTTAGGTAAAAGAAAAAGCACCGCTTAA